One Streptomyces sp. RPA4-2 genomic window carries:
- a CDS encoding SDR family NAD(P)-dependent oxidoreductase translates to MNPTYDFTGKVAFVTGASSGMGLATARAFAEAGAAVGLADINEDAVNAATKQLADDGHQVLALVCDVTDEAQVAAAIDRTVEAFGRLDMAYNNAGIMPPPTDAADESADQFDRVQDINLRGIWASTKHELRHMRTQGSGAIVNCSSLGGLVGNPGRAAYHASKHGVIGLTKSVALEYGSRGVRINAVCPGTISTPMVDAMVEGGELDRDQAEGGQAIDRLGTADEIAQAVLWLCSDGASYVTAIALPVDGGYTAQ, encoded by the coding sequence ATGAACCCCACCTACGACTTCACCGGTAAGGTCGCCTTCGTCACCGGCGCCTCCTCCGGCATGGGCCTGGCCACCGCCCGCGCCTTCGCCGAAGCAGGCGCGGCCGTCGGCCTCGCCGACATCAACGAGGACGCCGTCAACGCCGCCACCAAGCAGCTCGCCGACGACGGGCATCAGGTCCTCGCGCTGGTCTGCGACGTTACCGACGAGGCCCAGGTCGCCGCCGCCATCGACCGCACCGTCGAAGCCTTCGGACGGCTCGACATGGCCTACAACAACGCCGGGATCATGCCCCCGCCCACCGACGCCGCCGACGAGAGCGCCGACCAGTTCGACCGCGTCCAAGACATCAACCTGCGCGGCATCTGGGCGAGCACCAAGCACGAACTGCGCCACATGCGCACCCAGGGCAGCGGCGCGATCGTCAACTGCTCCTCCCTCGGCGGCCTCGTCGGCAACCCCGGCCGCGCCGCCTACCACGCCTCCAAGCACGGCGTCATCGGCCTGACCAAGAGCGTCGCCCTCGAATACGGCTCGCGCGGTGTGCGGATCAACGCGGTGTGTCCCGGCACGATCAGCACTCCGATGGTCGACGCCATGGTCGAAGGCGGCGAACTCGACCGCGACCAGGCCGAAGGAGGACAGGCCATCGACCGGCTCGGCACCGCCGACGAGATCGCTCAGGCCGTCCTGTGGCTGTGCAGCGACGGCGCCAGCTACGTCACCGCCATCGCCTTGCCCGTCGACGGCGGCTACACCGCGCAATAG
- a CDS encoding MFS transporter, which translates to MPSATGSAPGKLPFVVWVLAAGTFLMGTTEFVIAGLLPEMAVDLNVSVSHAGLLITAFAIGMIVGGPTMAMATLRLPQRHTLIGALTVFALGHAVAALSTSFTVVLTARVVTALATGAFWAVGFVIATTAAGPAQSTRAVGAMMGGLTLANVIGVPIGSFVGHYTGWRGPFWALAVLAALAAAFVGQFIPRTEQQAEVSVRAEVRALKQGRLWLALGAAVLIMGGVLATYTYITPLLTDRAGIPAGAVPLVLIAFGIGALGGTAIGGRLGDHRPMVTTITASAATSLILLALIPASNSPVAAVILVFGMALAGFTVNPVVTSLAVRFAGDAPTLTSALTTSGYNTGIAAGSLVAGRALDSSLGLTGPALVGAVFAALTLLPLIALALRGTIGPSRVVAHHTTDTAAEPETADATATTAR; encoded by the coding sequence ATGCCCTCCGCCACCGGGTCCGCCCCCGGCAAGCTGCCCTTCGTCGTCTGGGTGCTCGCCGCCGGCACGTTCCTGATGGGCACCACCGAGTTCGTCATCGCCGGACTGCTGCCCGAAATGGCCGTCGACCTGAACGTCAGCGTGTCCCACGCTGGCCTCCTGATCACCGCGTTCGCCATCGGGATGATCGTCGGCGGGCCCACCATGGCCATGGCCACACTGCGCCTGCCCCAGCGCCACACCCTCATCGGCGCCCTGACCGTCTTCGCCCTCGGCCACGCCGTCGCCGCACTCAGCACCTCCTTCACCGTCGTGCTCACCGCCCGGGTCGTGACCGCCCTGGCCACCGGAGCGTTCTGGGCCGTCGGCTTCGTCATCGCCACCACCGCGGCAGGCCCGGCCCAGTCCACCCGGGCGGTCGGCGCCATGATGGGCGGCCTCACCCTGGCCAACGTCATCGGCGTGCCGATCGGCTCGTTCGTCGGCCACTACACCGGCTGGCGCGGCCCCTTCTGGGCACTCGCCGTCCTCGCCGCCCTGGCCGCCGCGTTCGTCGGCCAGTTCATCCCCCGTACCGAGCAGCAGGCCGAAGTCTCCGTGCGCGCCGAGGTCCGCGCCCTGAAGCAGGGGCGGCTGTGGCTGGCCCTCGGCGCGGCCGTGCTGATCATGGGCGGGGTCCTGGCGACGTACACCTACATCACGCCGCTGCTGACCGACCGTGCGGGCATCCCGGCCGGCGCCGTCCCGCTGGTGCTGATCGCTTTCGGCATCGGGGCGCTGGGCGGCACCGCGATCGGCGGCCGTCTCGGTGACCACCGCCCGATGGTCACCACGATCACCGCATCGGCAGCCACCTCCCTCATCCTGCTGGCCCTGATCCCCGCCTCGAACAGCCCGGTGGCCGCCGTGATCCTGGTCTTCGGCATGGCCCTGGCCGGGTTCACCGTCAACCCGGTCGTCACCTCCCTCGCCGTCCGCTTCGCAGGCGACGCCCCCACCCTCACCTCGGCGCTGACCACCTCCGGCTACAACACCGGCATCGCCGCCGGATCCCTCGTCGCGGGCCGGGCCCTGGACTCCTCCCTCGGCCTGACCGGTCCGGCCTTGGTCGGCGCGGTCTTCGCCGCGCTCACCCTGCTGCCCCTGATCGCCCTCGCGCTGCGCGGCACCATCGGCCCCTCCCGGGTCGTCGCCCACCACACCACCGACACGGCCGCCGAACCGGAGACGGCCGACGCCACCGCCACGACCGCACGCTGA
- a CDS encoding MFS transporter, translated as MTELHTSGAVTGTGVRSRPRAALPALCATQITSWGILYYAFPVLNPQITATTGWPTGATTASFSAALLVSALAGIRVGRIIDRHGPRTVMTAGSLLGALSLLVVAAAPDLPLFTAGWLLAGAAMAATFYQPAFAALTRWYAPDHVRALTVVTLAGGLASTVFAPTTAALTDHLSWRATYTVLALLLAAITIPAHAFALKGPWPAAPPAPAHAGGGVSAIARSRPFWMLACALTLSAFTVYAVVVDLVPLLLERGFTTSQAAWALGLGGAGQTLGRTLYSPLTRHSTTTTRTVTLIALGGATTAALALVPGPYALLTALSVAAGMVRGNITLLQATAIPDRWGTTHYGHLSGLLTAPVTAVSALAPFAGAALAAPLGGYPHLFTVLALISAMAALIAAAATPPDKPPACGRRIRKDPP; from the coding sequence ATGACCGAACTCCACACCAGCGGGGCTGTGACCGGGACGGGGGTCCGGTCACGGCCCCGCGCCGCACTGCCTGCCCTGTGCGCCACCCAGATCACCAGCTGGGGCATCCTCTACTACGCCTTCCCCGTCCTGAACCCCCAGATCACCGCCACCACCGGCTGGCCCACCGGCGCCACCACCGCATCGTTCTCCGCCGCGCTACTGGTCTCCGCCCTCGCCGGAATCCGCGTCGGCCGGATCATCGACCGCCACGGACCGCGCACCGTGATGACAGCCGGCTCCCTCCTCGGCGCACTCAGCCTCCTCGTCGTGGCCGCCGCACCCGACCTGCCCCTCTTCACCGCGGGCTGGCTGCTCGCCGGAGCCGCGATGGCCGCCACCTTCTACCAGCCCGCCTTCGCCGCCCTCACCCGCTGGTACGCCCCCGACCACGTCCGCGCCCTGACCGTCGTCACCCTCGCCGGCGGCCTCGCCTCCACCGTCTTCGCACCCACCACCGCAGCCCTCACCGACCACCTCTCCTGGAGAGCGACGTACACCGTCCTCGCCCTGCTCCTGGCCGCCATCACCATCCCCGCCCACGCCTTCGCGCTCAAAGGACCATGGCCGGCGGCGCCTCCGGCCCCCGCTCACGCAGGCGGCGGCGTGAGCGCCATCGCCCGGAGCCGACCGTTCTGGATGCTGGCCTGCGCTCTGACCCTCTCCGCGTTCACCGTGTACGCGGTCGTCGTCGACCTGGTCCCTCTCCTGCTCGAACGCGGATTCACCACCTCCCAAGCCGCCTGGGCCCTCGGCCTCGGCGGCGCCGGGCAGACCCTCGGACGCACCCTGTACTCCCCCCTCACCCGCCACAGCACAACCACCACCCGCACGGTCACCCTCATCGCCCTCGGCGGCGCGACCACCGCAGCACTCGCCCTCGTCCCGGGCCCGTACGCACTGCTGACCGCACTCTCCGTCGCGGCCGGCATGGTCCGCGGCAACATCACCCTGCTCCAGGCCACCGCCATCCCGGACCGCTGGGGAACGACGCACTACGGCCACCTGTCCGGGCTCCTCACGGCCCCGGTAACCGCAGTCTCAGCGCTCGCGCCCTTCGCCGGTGCCGCCTTGGCCGCACCTCTCGGGGGTTACCCGCACCTGTTCACAGTGCTCGCGCTCATCTCCGCCATGGCCGCCCTCATTGCAGCCGCGGCCACACCTCCCGACAAACCCCCGGCGTGTGGACGGCGGATCAGGAAGGACCCTCCGTAA
- a CDS encoding helix-turn-helix transcriptional regulator, whose protein sequence is MSNSQVVELPVLPAEPVVPCCPPITSAELSQADAEKMAVMFKALSDPVRLRLFSKVASHEGGEACVCDIQDVGVSQPTVSHHLKKLREAGLLTSERRGTWVYYQVAPSVVAAMSAMLDLRS, encoded by the coding sequence ATGTCGAATTCTCAGGTGGTGGAACTCCCGGTGCTGCCGGCCGAGCCGGTCGTCCCGTGCTGCCCGCCGATCACGTCGGCCGAGCTGTCCCAGGCGGACGCGGAGAAGATGGCCGTCATGTTCAAGGCGCTCTCGGACCCGGTGCGGCTGCGCCTGTTCTCCAAGGTCGCCTCGCACGAGGGCGGCGAAGCGTGCGTGTGCGACATCCAGGACGTGGGGGTCTCGCAGCCGACGGTCTCGCACCATCTGAAGAAGCTGCGCGAGGCCGGACTGCTGACCTCGGAGCGGCGCGGCACCTGGGTCTATTACCAGGTCGCCCCGTCCGTGGTGGCGGCCATGTCCGCCATGCTCGACCTGCGCTCCTGA
- a CDS encoding SDR family NAD(P)-dependent oxidoreductase, with product MTTFALVGAGPGLGLAAARRFGKAGHHVALLSRSIQHQDNLVYELAQEDIHARGFTADVLGPDSLTTALQEATDTMGPVEILQYSPVPRADFMKPVLETTAADLDDPLAFSVKGPLTCVNAVLPGMRELGTGTLLFVNGGSAVRPKDTVTGTSIAFAGESAYAQMLHTALAPENIHVAQLIVPGAISPDSATSSPETLAELLYGLHTDRDGFRHYAEPMPDPQDGTP from the coding sequence GTGACCACCTTCGCTCTCGTCGGCGCTGGCCCCGGCCTGGGCTTGGCTGCCGCCCGCCGCTTCGGCAAAGCGGGCCACCACGTTGCCCTCCTCTCGCGCAGCATCCAGCACCAGGACAACCTGGTGTACGAGCTGGCGCAGGAGGACATCCACGCGCGCGGCTTCACCGCCGACGTCCTCGGCCCCGACTCCCTCACCACAGCCCTGCAAGAGGCCACAGACACGATGGGACCAGTCGAGATCCTGCAGTACAGCCCCGTACCGCGGGCCGACTTCATGAAACCGGTCCTGGAAACCACCGCCGCCGACCTGGACGACCCGCTGGCCTTCTCCGTCAAAGGTCCGCTCACCTGCGTGAACGCGGTCCTGCCCGGCATGCGGGAGCTGGGGACGGGCACGCTGCTGTTCGTCAACGGCGGCAGCGCGGTGCGCCCGAAGGACACCGTGACCGGCACCTCCATCGCGTTCGCCGGCGAGAGCGCATACGCGCAGATGCTCCACACCGCGCTAGCGCCGGAGAACATCCACGTCGCGCAGCTCATCGTGCCCGGGGCGATCAGCCCCGACTCCGCGACCTCCAGCCCCGAGACGCTGGCCGAGCTGCTGTACGGCCTGCACACCGACCGTGACGGCTTCCGCCACTACGCCGAGCCCATGCCCGACCCGCAGGACGGCACCCCATGA
- a CDS encoding DUF6233 domain-containing protein, translated as MSDLPPDPARLRAILAHLDRQLADTDTLRTYLRLQRDEVQRALHAAGRPLRQPQQPQARRSLSPVRPAEPPPNGPTGAGDGYMLESKRHPKDPQPAVLHVDSCTKANRKASPISAAQFHVAIRDTEYIKPCDFCRPEDKPDDTAPPLVRRRETAQRRVEGIRGDLDAARADAHPERTANLPR; from the coding sequence ATGTCCGATCTGCCGCCTGATCCCGCCCGCCTCCGCGCGATCCTCGCCCACCTCGACAGGCAGCTCGCCGACACCGACACCCTCCGCACCTACCTCCGCCTGCAGCGCGACGAAGTACAGCGCGCCCTCCACGCGGCCGGCCGACCGCTCCGCCAGCCACAACAGCCGCAGGCCCGACGGTCACTGTCGCCGGTCCGGCCTGCCGAACCGCCTCCCAACGGCCCCACCGGGGCGGGAGACGGCTACATGCTGGAGAGCAAGCGCCACCCCAAAGACCCCCAGCCCGCTGTCCTCCACGTCGATAGCTGCACCAAGGCCAACCGGAAGGCCTCGCCGATCTCCGCAGCCCAGTTCCACGTCGCCATCCGCGACACCGAATACATCAAGCCCTGCGACTTCTGCCGACCAGAAGACAAGCCGGACGACACAGCGCCTCCCCTTGTTCGGCGGCGGGAGACGGCGCAGCGTCGGGTGGAAGGGATCCGGGGTGATCTGGACGCTGCCCGAGCCGATGCCCACCCCGAACGAACCGCCAATCTGCCCCGATGA
- a CDS encoding NAD(P)-binding domain-containing protein translates to MSDQLPVVVIGAGPAGLAAAANLIERGIEPLVLEAGPAAAAAVREWGHVRLFSTWGEVTDPAAEKLLAPTGWTKPDATTYPSGADWAELYLQPLADVLGDRVRLGARVTGVSRAGRDRIVDADREKQPFAVHFTTADGGEQRVLARTVIDASGTWTAPSPAGAGGLPALGEKAAADRITYRVPDLGDPAVRARYAGKRTAVIGSGASAFTALAGLADLAGDEPGTHAVWILRRGISGSTFGGGEADELPARGALGLAAKAAVDNGYADAATGFRTEAIERDTDGRLVLAGEDGRRLDPVDEVIVLTGLRPDLTFLSEIRLGLDERLQAPLALAPLIDPNQHSCGTVYPHGHRELSHPEEDIYLVGMKSYGRAPTFLAMTGYEQVRSVTAAIAGDLESADRVELTLPETGVCSGSGLAGTPAAGADDEGGCCAPAPQLVQIGITPAAGEGSSSGGCC, encoded by the coding sequence ATGAGCGACCAGCTTCCCGTCGTCGTCATCGGAGCCGGACCGGCCGGACTGGCCGCCGCCGCCAACCTCATCGAGCGCGGCATCGAACCTTTGGTCCTGGAAGCCGGACCGGCCGCGGCGGCCGCGGTACGGGAGTGGGGCCATGTCCGGCTCTTCTCCACCTGGGGCGAGGTCACCGACCCGGCCGCGGAAAAGCTCCTCGCGCCGACCGGCTGGACCAAGCCCGACGCAACCACCTACCCCTCGGGCGCCGACTGGGCCGAGCTCTACCTCCAGCCCCTGGCCGACGTTCTGGGCGACCGCGTGCGTCTCGGCGCGAGGGTCACCGGCGTCTCGCGCGCCGGACGTGATCGCATCGTCGACGCCGACCGGGAAAAGCAGCCCTTCGCCGTGCACTTCACCACCGCAGACGGCGGTGAGCAGCGCGTCCTCGCCCGCACGGTCATCGACGCCTCCGGCACCTGGACCGCGCCCAGCCCGGCCGGAGCCGGCGGCCTGCCCGCACTCGGCGAGAAGGCGGCAGCCGACCGCATCACCTACCGTGTGCCCGACCTGGGGGACCCCGCCGTGCGGGCCCGTTACGCGGGCAAGCGCACTGCCGTCATTGGCTCCGGCGCCTCCGCCTTCACCGCGCTCGCCGGCCTCGCCGACCTCGCAGGCGACGAGCCCGGTACGCACGCCGTGTGGATCCTGCGCCGCGGCATCAGCGGCTCAACGTTCGGCGGGGGCGAAGCCGACGAACTCCCCGCCCGCGGCGCCCTGGGGCTCGCCGCGAAGGCCGCCGTGGACAACGGGTACGCCGATGCGGCCACCGGCTTCCGCACCGAAGCCATCGAGCGCGACACCGACGGCCGCCTCGTGCTGGCCGGTGAGGACGGCCGCCGTCTCGACCCGGTCGACGAGGTGATCGTGCTGACCGGCCTCCGCCCCGACCTGACCTTCCTCTCCGAGATCCGCCTCGGCCTGGACGAACGCCTCCAGGCGCCTCTCGCGCTGGCCCCGCTCATCGACCCCAACCAGCACTCCTGCGGCACCGTCTACCCGCACGGCCACCGCGAACTGTCCCACCCCGAAGAGGACATCTACCTGGTCGGCATGAAGTCCTACGGCCGCGCCCCCACCTTCCTCGCCATGACCGGCTACGAGCAGGTCCGCTCCGTCACCGCCGCAATCGCCGGCGACCTGGAATCCGCCGACCGCGTCGAACTCACCCTCCCGGAGACCGGAGTGTGCAGCGGCAGCGGCCTTGCGGGCACCCCGGCCGCCGGAGCGGACGATGAGGGTGGCTGCTGCGCTCCGGCCCCCCAGCTCGTCCAGATCGGCATCACCCCCGCCGCCGGCGAGGGGTCCTCGTCCGGCGGGTGCTGCTGA
- a CDS encoding cyclophilin-like fold protein, with protein sequence MTTLTLRRGLTTTATVGVLLAATACSDNSSTEQAPTTSASAPASTPASASASPTGSDRSTPMHVTIDGQEVEATLNDSPAARDLASLLPLTLDLEDFHGTERIADPPRKLTTENAPEPQAPRTGDLTYYAPWGNLAIFYKDGPSASSDLLVLGHLDADADQLAGADRITIEAAS encoded by the coding sequence ATGACCACCCTCACCCTCCGCCGGGGCCTGACCACCACTGCCACCGTCGGCGTGCTGCTGGCGGCAACCGCCTGCTCCGACAACTCGTCCACCGAGCAGGCCCCCACCACCTCAGCCTCGGCCCCGGCCTCCACACCGGCCTCGGCGTCCGCGAGTCCGACCGGATCAGACAGGAGCACTCCGATGCACGTCACCATCGACGGCCAAGAGGTGGAGGCGACCCTGAACGACAGCCCTGCCGCCCGCGACCTGGCCTCCCTGCTCCCGCTCACCCTGGACCTGGAGGACTTCCACGGGACCGAGCGGATTGCCGACCCGCCCAGGAAGCTGACCACCGAGAACGCGCCCGAACCGCAGGCGCCAAGGACCGGGGACCTCACCTACTACGCCCCCTGGGGCAACCTCGCCATCTTCTACAAGGACGGCCCCTCCGCCTCCTCCGACCTCCTGGTCCTCGGCCACCTCGACGCCGACGCCGACCAACTCGCCGGGGCCGACCGGATCACCATCGAGGCCGCCTCCTGA
- the arsB gene encoding ACR3 family arsenite efflux transporter, with translation MTPTEAPATAEDSSVVAKLSTLDRFLAVWILAAMAVGLGLGRLIPGLNDALAKVEIGGISLPIAVGLLIMMYPVLAKVRYDKLDAVTGDRKLMVSSLVINWLVGPAVMFALAWIFLPDLPEYRTGLIIVGLARCIAMVIIWNDLACGDREAAAVLVALNSVFQVLAFGLLGWFYLDLLPNWLGLGDGQHLDISMWKIALNVVIFLGVPLLAGFLTRRIGERKLGREKYETGFLPKIGPWALYGLLFTIVILFALQGKTITSQPLDVARIALPLLVYFAIMWFGTFALGKVIGLAYDRTATLAFTAAGNNFELAIAVAIATFGVTSGQALSGVVGPLIEVPVLVALVYVSLAWRRKFSAAQQLTPAPQVN, from the coding sequence GTGACCCCCACCGAAGCACCCGCGACCGCCGAAGACTCCTCGGTCGTCGCGAAGCTGTCGACGCTCGACCGTTTCCTCGCCGTGTGGATCCTCGCCGCGATGGCCGTCGGCCTCGGCCTCGGCAGGCTCATCCCCGGCCTCAACGACGCCCTGGCGAAGGTCGAGATCGGCGGCATCTCCCTGCCGATCGCCGTCGGACTGCTGATCATGATGTACCCGGTCCTGGCCAAGGTCCGCTACGACAAGCTCGACGCCGTCACCGGCGACCGCAAGCTCATGGTCTCGTCGCTGGTCATCAACTGGCTCGTCGGCCCGGCCGTCATGTTCGCGCTGGCCTGGATCTTCCTGCCGGACCTGCCCGAGTACCGCACCGGCCTGATCATCGTCGGCCTGGCCCGCTGCATCGCCATGGTCATCATCTGGAACGACCTGGCCTGCGGCGACCGCGAGGCCGCCGCCGTTCTCGTCGCCCTGAACTCGGTCTTCCAGGTCCTGGCGTTCGGCCTGCTCGGCTGGTTCTACCTCGACCTGCTGCCGAACTGGCTCGGCCTGGGCGACGGTCAGCACCTGGACATCTCCATGTGGAAGATCGCGCTGAACGTCGTCATCTTCCTCGGCGTCCCACTGCTGGCCGGCTTCCTCACCCGCCGCATCGGCGAACGCAAGCTCGGCCGCGAGAAGTACGAGACCGGCTTCCTGCCGAAGATCGGCCCGTGGGCCCTGTACGGCCTGCTCTTCACGATCGTCATCCTCTTCGCCCTGCAGGGCAAGACCATCACCTCGCAGCCGCTGGACGTGGCCCGCATCGCCCTGCCGCTGCTGGTGTACTTCGCGATCATGTGGTTCGGCACCTTCGCCCTCGGCAAGGTCATCGGCCTCGCCTACGACCGCACCGCCACCCTCGCCTTCACCGCGGCGGGCAACAACTTCGAGCTGGCCATCGCGGTCGCCATCGCCACCTTCGGCGTCACCAGCGGACAGGCACTCTCCGGCGTCGTCGGCCCGCTGATCGAGGTCCCGGTCCTGGTCGCGCTCGTCTACGTCTCCCTGGCCTGGCGGCGGAAGTTCAGCGCCGCACAGCAGCTGACACCGGCTCCGCAGGTGAACTGA
- a CDS encoding ArsO family NAD(P)H-dependent flavin-containing monooxygenase: MTGDRHTQVVIVGGGQSALAAGYHLRRLGVDFVILDAQPTPGGAWQHAWDSLRLFSPAAFSSLPGRFMPPQPDEEYPDAQHVVAYLTDYEKRYSLPVERPVRVLGVHRDGGLLRVETDSGDWRAHAVISATGIWWRPFLPFLPGLADFGGQQLHTAGYRRPQDFVGRRVIVVGGGNSGAQIAADLAYDTQLTWVTQRPPRFLADDIDGRTLFDVATARRRALDEGRTDTRGVASLGDIVAVPPVRAARDQGLLKATPMFNRLTPGGVEWSDGTRAEADTIIWCTGFRPALAHLAPLQLRGRRGHIATLGTRAADEPRLHLLGYGDWTGPASATLIGVGRPAREVAREIAALLAAGVT; this comes from the coding sequence GTGACCGGCGACCGCCATACGCAGGTGGTGATCGTCGGCGGCGGGCAGTCCGCTCTTGCCGCCGGCTACCACCTGCGCCGCCTCGGCGTGGACTTCGTCATCCTCGACGCCCAGCCCACGCCGGGCGGCGCCTGGCAGCACGCCTGGGACTCCCTGCGCCTGTTCTCCCCGGCGGCCTTCTCGTCCCTTCCCGGCCGCTTCATGCCACCGCAGCCCGACGAGGAATACCCGGACGCACAGCATGTGGTGGCCTACCTGACCGACTACGAGAAGCGCTACAGCCTGCCGGTCGAGCGGCCGGTACGGGTGCTGGGCGTACACAGGGACGGTGGTCTGCTGCGCGTGGAGACGGACTCAGGGGACTGGCGTGCCCACGCCGTGATCAGTGCGACCGGGATCTGGTGGCGGCCCTTCCTCCCCTTCCTGCCTGGGCTCGCCGACTTCGGCGGGCAGCAGCTGCACACCGCCGGATACCGGCGCCCGCAGGACTTCGTCGGCCGCCGGGTGATCGTCGTCGGCGGGGGCAACTCCGGTGCCCAGATCGCCGCCGACCTCGCCTACGACACCCAGCTGACCTGGGTCACGCAGCGCCCGCCGCGCTTCCTGGCCGATGACATCGACGGCCGGACGCTGTTCGACGTGGCCACCGCCCGCCGCCGCGCACTCGACGAGGGACGCACCGACACCAGGGGCGTCGCCTCGCTCGGCGACATCGTCGCCGTCCCGCCCGTCCGCGCGGCACGCGACCAAGGCCTGCTCAAGGCCACCCCGATGTTCAACCGCCTTACCCCCGGCGGTGTCGAATGGTCCGACGGCACCCGCGCCGAAGCCGACACGATCATCTGGTGCACCGGCTTCAGGCCCGCCCTCGCCCACCTCGCCCCGCTCCAACTCCGCGGCCGGCGCGGCCACATCGCCACGCTCGGTACGCGGGCCGCCGACGAGCCACGCCTGCACCTGCTCGGCTACGGCGACTGGACCGGCCCCGCCTCCGCCACCCTCATCGGCGTCGGCCGCCCGGCCCGCGAAGTGGCGCGGGAGATCGCGGCACTTCTTGCGGCCGGTGTGACATAG
- a CDS encoding MFS transporter, whose translation MWQVGLLRAAAWTARGLRVPARNALLADIVPAKAYGRAYGFERMMDNLGAIFGPLLALGLVAWLGVKWAIGLSVIPGLLAAVAIVYAIRHTPKPTSRDKMPLRIRVRPVLRGELGRLMLAVAAFEFGNVAATLLILRASELLTPDHGTKTATTIALGLYTAYNVAATAASIPAGHLADRLGARGPILVLAAGVAAFAVAYGLFAVSGAVYLVLAIPFLLAGVGIGAVETAQHSAVAALAPKDLRGSAFGLLATVQSLGNLAASGIAGILWSAVSPEAAFIYLAAWMFLALGGLVVAARH comes from the coding sequence GTGTGGCAGGTCGGGCTGCTGCGGGCCGCTGCCTGGACCGCGCGGGGTCTGCGGGTACCAGCCCGCAATGCGCTGCTCGCGGACATCGTCCCGGCCAAGGCGTACGGACGGGCGTACGGCTTCGAGCGGATGATGGACAACCTCGGCGCGATTTTCGGACCGCTGCTCGCCCTTGGACTGGTGGCCTGGCTCGGCGTGAAGTGGGCGATCGGGCTCTCCGTGATACCCGGTCTGCTCGCCGCGGTCGCCATCGTCTACGCCATCCGACATACTCCGAAGCCGACGAGCCGGGACAAGATGCCGCTGCGTATCCGCGTACGGCCCGTCCTCCGCGGCGAACTGGGACGGCTGATGTTGGCAGTCGCCGCCTTTGAGTTCGGCAACGTCGCCGCAACCCTGCTGATCCTGCGGGCGAGCGAATTGCTCACGCCCGACCACGGTACGAAGACAGCGACCACGATCGCGCTCGGCCTCTACACCGCCTACAACGTCGCCGCGACTGCCGCCTCGATCCCGGCCGGACACCTGGCCGACCGACTCGGCGCGCGCGGCCCGATCCTGGTGCTGGCGGCGGGGGTGGCTGCGTTCGCAGTCGCCTACGGCCTGTTCGCCGTCAGCGGCGCGGTCTACCTCGTTCTGGCCATCCCGTTCCTTCTGGCTGGCGTCGGCATCGGCGCGGTGGAGACCGCCCAGCACTCCGCCGTCGCCGCGCTCGCACCGAAGGACTTGCGAGGCTCGGCGTTCGGTCTGCTCGCTACCGTTCAGTCCCTGGGCAACCTTGCTGCGTCCGGCATCGCGGGCATCTTGTGGAGTGCCGTTTCGCCCGAGGCCGCCTTCATCTATCTGGCAGCGTGGATGTTCCTTGCCCTCGGTGGCCTGGTCGTGGCCGCCCGCCACTAG
- a CDS encoding ArsI/CadI family heavy metal resistance metalloenzyme, whose translation MSRVQLALRVPDLAASIAFYSKLFGTEPAKLRDGYANFAITEPPLKLVLIEGPEGEATRMDHLGVEVESTEAVHAATTRLADQGLATDVENDTTCCYAVQDKVWVHGPGQEPWEVYVVKADADSLAKQQGSTCCTAPTETDAKAAPAGGCC comes from the coding sequence ATGTCCCGCGTACAGCTCGCCCTCCGCGTCCCCGACCTCGCCGCGTCCATCGCCTTCTACAGCAAGCTGTTCGGCACCGAACCCGCCAAACTCCGCGACGGCTACGCCAACTTCGCCATCACTGAACCCCCGCTCAAGCTCGTCCTGATCGAAGGCCCCGAGGGCGAGGCCACTCGGATGGACCACCTCGGCGTCGAAGTCGAATCCACCGAAGCCGTCCACGCGGCCACCACCCGCCTCGCGGACCAGGGCCTGGCAACGGACGTGGAGAACGACACCACCTGCTGCTACGCCGTACAGGACAAGGTCTGGGTCCACGGCCCCGGCCAGGAACCGTGGGAGGTCTACGTCGTCAAGGCCGACGCCGACTCCCTCGCCAAACAGCAGGGCAGTACCTGCTGCACGGCCCCCACCGAGACCGACGCGAAAGCAGCCCCCGCGGGCGGCTGCTGCTGA